A part of Liolophura sinensis isolate JHLJ2023 chromosome 1, CUHK_Ljap_v2, whole genome shotgun sequence genomic DNA contains:
- the LOC135476461 gene encoding potassium voltage-gated channel subfamily KQT member 1-like: MESLYEDRYSTKKPHTKATIQGRIYNFLERPTGWKCFIYHFTVFMMVLICLIFSVLSTIEQYTDFANETLFWMEIVLVVFFGLEYLIRLWSAGCRSKYMGLHGRIKFARKPISIIDLLVVVASIVVLSVGSNGQVFATSAIRGVRFLQILRMLHVDRQGGTWRLLGSVVYIHRQELITTLYIGFLGLIFSSYFVYLAEKDATDSNGDTDFTSYADALWWGVITVTTIGYGDTVPKTWMGRIVASCFSVFAISFFALPAGILGSGFALKVQQKQRQKHFNRQIPTAACLIQCLWRCHAAEAKTHSTATWRIHIQDKRHHHHHHHHRDQHFIRPPHFTSNTSTLSKMARKTSLLKKRKSTRTSNSLSPLERKESLGSISCNYDDQVSPTKSRAESVGKLSITGDMLDTYTEDQDIELDFISKPEQLTEAHKTIIRVIRKIKFFVARRKFQQARKPYDVRDVIEQYSQGHLNMMVRIKELQRRLDQTIGKPVYYGNNRDKEKVTLSTRVARMEGQINKLDRKLDQCLVLLTVLVKSTESKHKDDEDKEDSTT; the protein is encoded by the exons GTTCATGATGGTGCTGATTTGCCTTATATTTAGTGTACTTTCTACAATAGAGCAGTATACAGATTTTGCAAATGAAACTCTATTTTGGATG gAGATTGTGCTGGTTGTGTTTTTTGGCCTTGAGTATTTGATTCGTCTGTGGTCGGCAGGCTGTAGAAGTAAATACATGGGTCTACATGGCCGCATTAAGTTCGCCAGGAAACCTATATCTATCATAG atttattGGTAGTGGTAGCTTCCATAGTGGTGTTGTCAGTTGGCTCTAATGGCCAAGTCTTTGCTACCTCAGCAATAAG AGGCGTGAGATTTTTACAGATTCTTCGTATGCTACATGTTGATCGTCAGGGTGGCACCTGGAGGCTACTGGGCTCTGTTGTGTATATTCACAGACAG GAACTTATAACGACATTGTATATAGGATTTCTGGGCCTTATATTTTCTTCCTACTTTGTGTACTTGGCTGAGAAGGACGCCACAGATAGCAATGGTGACACAGACTTTACCAGCTATGCAGATGCCCTATGGTGGGGAGTG ATAACGGTCACCACTATTGGCTATGGGGACACAGTGCCAAAGACCTGGATGGGCAGAATAGTCGCCTCCTGTTTCTCTGTGTTTGCTATTTCCTTCTTCGCTCTGCCAGCT GGAATCCTGGGGTCTGGTTTTGCCTTAAaagttcaacaaaaacaaagacagaaGCATTTTAATCGTCAAATTCCCACAGCAGCTTGTCTCATTCAG TGCTTATGGAGGTGCCATGCCGCGGAAGCAAAAACGCACTCGACGGCGACCTGGCGTATTCACATTCAGGACAAGcgtcaccaccaccatcaccatcaccaccgTGATCAGCACTTCATCAGACCACCGCACTTCACCTCCAACACCTCGACGCTCAGCAAGATGGCACGCAAAACCTCCCTCCTCAAGAAGAGGAAGAGTACTCGCACCTCCAATAGCTTATCTCCCCTGGAGCGCAAGGAGAGCTTGGGCTCCATATCCTGTAACTATGACGATCAGG tttCCCCAACGAAAAGCCGGGCAGAGTCAgtggggaagctgagtatcacAGGAGATATGCTGGATACATACACAGAAGATCAGGATATTGAGCTGGACTTTATATCTAAACCAGAGCA GTTAACAGAGGCTCACAAGACAATAATCAGGGTTATCAGGAAGATCAAATTTTTTGTAGCGAGACGAAAGTTTCAA CAAGCCCGTAAGCCCTATGATGTGCGAGATGTTATAGAGCAGTATTCTCAAGGTCACCTGAATATGATGGTGCGAATCAAAGAACTCCAAAGAAG GCTGGACCAAACCATTGGGAAGCCAGTGTACTATGGGAATAACAGAGACAAGGAAAAGGTGACACTGAGCACACGAGTAGCTCGCATGGAGGGACAG ATCAATAAACTGGACAGGAAGCTTGACCAATGCCTGGTGCTGCTGACCGTCCTGGTCAAGTCTACAGAGAGCAAACACAAGGACGATGAGGACAAGGAAGACTCAACAACCTAG